The genomic interval TCATTCTCAATAGTAATAAGTTTCTTCTTGTAAATGGCGCCTATCGCTTTTTTGTAAGTCTTCTTGCTTATGCCGAACAATTTATAAATAATTTCCGGAGAGCTTTTATCTGTGACCGGAATGAATCCTCCCTGTTCTTTCAGCGCGGTAATGATCGTCTCTGATATATCATCGACCTTTTCATATCCCGGTTTCTGCAGGCAGAGGTCAATTTTTTTATCATCCCTTATCTTCTTGATAAACCCTTTTATCTTCTGTCCTTTATTTAATGGCTGGAATATCTCGTTATCATAAAGCACACCCCAGTATGAATTGTTAATAATGGCCTTCCAGCCAAGGTCGGTCTGTTCGCATATCAATAAGTCCACTTCCTGCCCCGGCTTCAAGTCGCCAGGTTCGTTGTTGAGAAATTTGTCGAGTTTAGAGGATGCTGCCAAACGGTTGCTGTTGAGGTCGAGATAGATCCTGACCACATACGATTCTCCCTCTTTCATGACCGGCCTCTGTTCACTATAAGGCACCAGCAGGTCTTTTGGCAGGCCCCAGTCAAGAAATGCGCCTGCAGAATTGACAGCAACAACCTTTAGCAGCGCAAAGTCATTGACCATGGCAAAAGGCTTTTCAGTAGTTGCGATAATACGGTCTTCAGAATCAAGGTATATGAAGACCTCCAGCATATCGTCAACCTTACAGTCTTCAGGCACATACCTGAGCGGCAGCAGTATCTCGCCTAACTCCCCGCCGTCAAGATAAAGCCCAAAACCAACTTCTTTGACTACCCTCAGTTCATTTAATCTTCCTATTTCAGCCATATATAACTTATCCTATTCCTTATGTTTTTCATTTGATCTCATTCTGTAGATCCAATTCAGATAAAGGTCTTCAACCTTCTCCCTGGCCCACTGGGTCTTTCTCAGAAATTTCAGGCTCGACTTTATGCTCGGGTCATTATTAAAACACCTGATATCAATGAGCTTCCCCATTTTATCCCATCCGTAATGCTCAACAAGACGGGTGAGGATCATCTCCAGGGTGATGCCGTGAAGGGGGTTGTTTGGTTGTTGGTCTGTCATTTCTCAGCCTGATGGATCGATTATTTCCAAGTTATAGGATACAGGAAAAAGCTCTTTAATTGTAGATGGCGGTTGATCGCGGACTTTCTTTAATGACTTTTTCTGAACTTCAGCCGACAGAGATGGAGGAATCTTCCATAAGGTTGTTCGAGCCGGGATAGTAGCATGTCAGAACAGAATCCATTCTCGCTTCGCCCTGTGATATCGCAAGGCATTTTCTATAGACTTCGGCATCTATCAATTCCTTCAGCGGCTGCTCCACACTTCTGAATTCCTTGAATGCGCCCCGAAGTTTCTTGTCCCAGTTCTTGTGATAATAAATTGGATCATCAGGATTGACGCGCTTCCGCCGGCTCCATTTTTCCGGCAGGCAATCGAATGGCTCGGTTACATTGAGATAACCGTAATCATCGGTCAGTTCTTCACCTACGTGAATGTCTCTGACCGCAAGCTCAAACTCATACGCGGTAGTTATGCAATTGGATCTGAAGCTGTGGTTTACATACCTTCCGTTATCCCAGCATAAAATAAAGTTGCCGCATTTATCTCGGAATGTGTATTTTGAGATGATACTTTTATATATATCATCCATATCATTTAGTTCTAACGGGGTGAAGATGTGGTCCAGTTTATCCAGGCTCCAGGTTATGGTTCCTTTTGGAATGAATTTTGTGGCAACTACTCCGTAGCCAATCTCGTGATTAATAAATTTAAGCTCAGTATCGGGATGTATCATGCAGGAAACTCCTTAATTTACTGTCAAGTGAAATATCATAAAATATCAGATATAAAAAAGTCACTCTGGCGGGATAACAACCCCTGTTACCCCGGTTCCAACCTCTCCCATGCTGCCGGCGCTCTTGCCTCTTGCCGCACAGGCGCACTCAGAGGGCTGCTTCAGAAGCCCGAATATATATCCCCGCGTGTTCAGCACTTTACAGACCTCTCCTTCATTACAAGCTCCTACGCAGACATCAGGCAATACAAAACGCTCCTCTGTATAACAGCCTTCGCCTGAATGCTGCCGCGATTTGTAGATATTGATTGCTAATATTATTACCACAACCAAACTAAGAATAAAAATGAACAATCGTTTCATGATATGAGCCTCTCTAGTTAAATCGGATTTTTATTAAAATATCTTTTAAAGAGTAAAATGTCAATAAAAAAAG from Thermodesulfovibrionia bacterium carries:
- a CDS encoding VF530 family protein produces the protein MTDQQPNNPLHGITLEMILTRLVEHYGWDKMGKLIDIRCFNNDPSIKSSLKFLRKTQWAREKVEDLYLNWIYRMRSNEKHKE
- a CDS encoding SET domain-containing protein; the protein is MIHPDTELKFINHEIGYGVVATKFIPKGTITWSLDKLDHIFTPLELNDMDDIYKSIISKYTFRDKCGNFILCWDNGRYVNHSFRSNCITTAYEFELAVRDIHVGEELTDDYGYLNVTEPFDCLPEKWSRRKRVNPDDPIYYHKNWDKKLRGAFKEFRSVEQPLKELIDAEVYRKCLAISQGEARMDSVLTCYYPGSNNLMEDSSISVG
- a CDS encoding S1-like domain-containing RNA-binding protein; translated protein: MAEIGRLNELRVVKEVGFGLYLDGGELGEILLPLRYVPEDCKVDDMLEVFIYLDSEDRIIATTEKPFAMVNDFALLKVVAVNSAGAFLDWGLPKDLLVPYSEQRPVMKEGESYVVRIYLDLNSNRLAASSKLDKFLNNEPGDLKPGQEVDLLICEQTDLGWKAIINNSYWGVLYDNEIFQPLNKGQKIKGFIKKIRDDKKIDLCLQKPGYEKVDDISETIITALKEQGGFIPVTDKSSPEIIYKLFGISKKTYKKAIGAIYKKKLITIENDGIKLVNKGSAK